ACGGGCCAGAACCAGGCCGGCCGCACCGGCGCGGGCAACGCCAGGCCGCGCGCCATCTTGTCCAGCGCCTCGACCCCCGCCAGGATACCCGTCGAGAACTGCCCCTGCTTGAAATTCGGGATAATCTGCCCGTCCATGATCTCCCGGCACGTCGCATCGTACTCCCCGGCCCAATCCGCGCCGAGTTCAATGCGCGCCTTCCGGTCGTCCCGCGACACCAGCAGCAGGATGCCCCGGTTCCACGGCTCGCCCTCGATGGTTTCGTATCCGATGCCCCACTGATCGAACAACACGCGCGCGAACGTCTCAATCCGCCAGTTCGCCCCACCGTGCTGCGCCATCGACTCGATCGTCACCACAATAATCGGGATGCGCATCTCCGTCAGAAGCGCGTCGCCAAGTTCACGGATCGCCAGCACATCATCCGGCGCCACCATTCGCGCCAGGTCCTGCACAAAGGCCCGCTCGCCCGGCGGTTCGATGTTGATTTGCTGCGCCGCCGCCGGCCAGGGCGCCCATAACGGTAACGCCACGATCAAAAGCGCGACCGCGCCATTCCTGTATCGCATGAATAAATTCTCCCTTCTCGTCGCCCCCAGTCTACCCCCTGGCGCCCTCAAATGCGAACCGCCGCAGCCTGTGCATTGCTACAGCGACGCCCCGCCGTTTATTCGTCCTGGCGCATCACCACGACCCCGTGGCGCCACCGCCGCCGCCAAAGCCCCCGCCGCCATGAGCCCCGTGTCTGTCAACAACGTCGCTTTTTCTTCCTCGGTGTTCGCGTCTTGCGGCGGCCTGGGTTCCTTGCAGCTGCGCTATCTTGCGCTCGGCATTGTCGACGGGATCGCGTCCCTTATCCAGCCATTTCTTGCCGTAAATGCCCACTACGACGATTGCGGGAAGTACGACCATGAACATAACAAGGGCCAGGAGGCTCTTCCAGAGGGGAATTGGCAATTCTACGCCCTGGCACATCCCCACCAGCCCCGCAACGCCCCTGTAAATACCGCTGGATAGGTGGTCCTCCTTAAACTCCGGGATCATGAACCGGTCCATGATGCGCTGGCATTGCTCGTCGTACCGCCCCTCCCAATCCGGGCCCAACTCGATGCGCGCCTTGCGGTCCCCGTTGGACACGACCAGCAAGATTCCCCGACGCCACGACGCCGAGTACGCAAAATCCGGCTCCCGCCCCCATTGTTCAAAGAGGGTTCTCGCGAAGGATTCAATGGAGCCCCGCGGCCAGCCCGAAGCGGCCATGGAATTGATGGTGACCACTACCAGCGGAATCTTCTTTTCCGCCCACAGGGTTTCACCCATTTCGCGGATGACTTGCTTATCCTTCTCCGTGATAAGTCCAGCGGAATCCTGGATGCAATCCCCCGGGGCCAGGGGCGAGAGGTGGATCCGGGCGGCGTTCGCCACATCAACCGTCGGCCCACCGAGAATACCGAGCATCAATATCAGCCCGAAAGTTGCCCGAAAACGTTTCATATGCTGCTCTCCCTGCCCACAGCCTACCACGATCCTGTGGCGCCACCGCCGCCGCCAAAGCCCCCGCCGCCGCCGCCGCCGCCGCCAAAACCGCCACCGACGTCGTAGTGGCCGGTCCAGCTCGTTCCGCCGCCGTACTCATTGGGACCCCAGTCGATGTGATCAAAACCGTCACCAATGTGCCGACGCTTCCGGGGGGGATTGAATCGCTCCAGCAGCCGCGCGATGCACCAGATGATAAGAAATGCGCCCGCAAGCCCGGCGCAAAAGAGCAGGATGAACTTCCAATCCTCCATGTCGCCGCTCTCCGGCGCCGCTCCACCCCGGGCCATGTCGTGCAGCGCCTCGACACCCGCCACGATGCCCGAGGAATATTCGCCATCCCGGAACGCCGGTACCATGATCTCGGACATGATCAGCTCAGAGTGGCCGTCGTAGGCGCCGCCCCAATCCGCGCCCAGTTCGATGCGGGCCTTTCGGTCGTTTCGCGAGACGACGATCAAGATTCCCTGCCGCCACAACGCCCGCGCGTCGAACGCGGGATGTTTCCCCCACTGCTCGAAAAGATTTCTGGCGAAGCCTTCGATCGAATCCCGCCGCCAGCCCACACCCGCCATGGACTCGATCGTCACCACGAAAATCGGGATGGGCGTCTCCGCCAGGAGCG
The window above is part of the Candidatus Hydrogenedentota bacterium genome. Proteins encoded here:
- a CDS encoding TPM domain-containing protein yields the protein MRIKVSSLYRAGLALSVLCSGIAVAQQINIAPPDGRAVVVDLAHLVAPDDALAIQEIGDALLAETPIPIFVVTIESMAGVGWRRDSIEGFARNLFEQWGKHPAFDARALWRQGILIVVSRNDRKARIELGADWGGAYDGHSELIMSEIMVPAFRDGEYSSGIVAGVEALHDMARGGAAPESGDMEDWKFILLFCAGLAGAFLIIWCIARLLERFNPPRKRRHIGDGFDHIDWGPNEYGGGTSWTGHYDVGGGFGGGGGGGGGFGGGGGATGSW
- a CDS encoding TPM domain-containing protein; amino-acid sequence: MKRFRATFGLILMLGILGGPTVDVANAARIHLSPLAPGDCIQDSAGLITEKDKQVIREMGETLWAEKKIPLVVVTINSMAASGWPRGSIESFARTLFEQWGREPDFAYSASWRRGILLVVSNGDRKARIELGPDWEGRYDEQCQRIMDRFMIPEFKEDHLSSGIYRGVAGLVGMCQGVELPIPLWKSLLALVMFMVVLPAIVVVGIYGKKWLDKGRDPVDNAERKIAQLQGTQAAARREHRGRKSDVVDRHGAHGGGGFGGGGGATGSW
- a CDS encoding TPM domain-containing protein, with translation MRYRNGAVALLIVALPLWAPWPAAAQQINIEPPGERAFVQDLARMVAPDDVLAIRELGDALLTEMRIPIIVVTIESMAQHGGANWRIETFARVLFDQWGIGYETIEGEPWNRGILLLVSRDDRKARIELGADWAGEYDATCREIMDGQIIPNFKQGQFSTGILAGVEALDKMARGLALPAPVRPAWFWPVVIGGVALAIFTAVSLFRSGASGWAWLLWAVIFGILGFILINALRASASGGGGGFSGGSFGGGFGGGGGATGSW